One Amycolatopsis sp. NBC_00355 genomic window carries:
- a CDS encoding TetR/AcrR family transcriptional regulator: MPPAEDRAERAERILDAAAGLLLRAGYRRTTIEDVAERAGVGKGTVYLHWKNREELFLAVLLRESVRSIEDLVRAMEADPLAARLATLTEVQYTNVLARPLLRAGYADDTDTLGKLLPKLHDKLDPRHDEAFVEYLELLAENDLLRADRPARELAVAYRAVLHGFLVGSPPPAPALIADTVAHAFEPLAVSTKQLRAVAPRAIALFTESVALDRKRLERAY, encoded by the coding sequence ATGCCTCCTGCCGAAGACCGCGCCGAACGGGCCGAGCGGATCCTCGACGCCGCCGCCGGGCTGCTGCTGCGCGCCGGGTACCGGCGCACCACGATCGAGGACGTCGCCGAGCGGGCCGGCGTCGGCAAGGGGACCGTCTACCTGCACTGGAAGAACCGCGAGGAGCTGTTCCTGGCCGTTCTGCTGCGGGAGTCCGTCCGCAGCATCGAAGACCTGGTGCGGGCCATGGAGGCCGACCCGCTCGCGGCGCGGCTCGCCACACTGACCGAGGTCCAGTACACGAACGTGCTGGCCCGCCCGCTGCTGCGCGCCGGGTACGCCGACGACACCGACACGCTCGGCAAGCTCCTGCCGAAGCTGCACGACAAGCTCGACCCGCGCCACGACGAAGCGTTCGTCGAGTACCTCGAGCTGCTGGCGGAAAACGACCTGCTCCGCGCCGACCGGCCGGCCCGCGAACTCGCCGTCGCCTACCGGGCGGTGCTGCACGGCTTCCTCGTCGGCTCACCCCCGCCGGCGCCCGCGCTGATCGCCGACACCGTCGCCCACGCCTTCGAGCCGTTGGCCGTCTCCACGAAGCAGCTGCGTGCCGTCGCGCCGCGGGCCATCGCGCTGTTCACCGAATCCGTCGCGCTCGACCGTAAGCGGCTCGAGCGGGCTTACTAG
- a CDS encoding sigma-70 family RNA polymerase sigma factor, with protein sequence MTRGEDDERATSLALAAGRGDRRALEEWVRATQADVWRFLAHLTDASQADDLTQETYLRAFGSLHRFAGRSSSRTWLLSIARRVVVDQLRAAGARPKIADTDWEAAAERGRGTSAGFEDLVELGLLLDGLEPERREVLVLTQVLGLSYAEAADVCGCPVGTVRSRVARAREDLVQARRERGSGTG encoded by the coding sequence ATGACCCGGGGTGAGGACGACGAGCGCGCGACGTCGCTGGCGCTGGCCGCCGGCCGTGGCGATCGCCGCGCGCTGGAGGAGTGGGTCCGCGCGACCCAGGCCGACGTCTGGCGCTTCCTCGCCCACCTCACCGACGCGTCCCAGGCCGACGACCTGACGCAGGAGACCTACCTCCGCGCCTTCGGGAGCCTTCACCGCTTCGCGGGACGCTCGTCGTCGCGGACGTGGCTGTTGTCGATCGCGCGCCGGGTCGTCGTCGACCAGCTCCGGGCCGCGGGCGCCCGGCCGAAGATCGCCGACACCGACTGGGAAGCCGCCGCCGAACGCGGCCGCGGTACCTCGGCGGGCTTCGAGGACCTGGTCGAACTGGGCCTGCTCCTCGACGGCCTGGAGCCCGAGCGGCGCGAGGTGCTCGTGCTGACGCAGGTCCTCGGCCTGTCCTACGCCGAGGCCGCCGACGTCTGCGGCTGCCCGGTCGGCACCGTCCGCTCGCGCGTCGCCCGGGCCCGTGAAGACCTGGTCCAGGCCCGCCGCGAGCGCGGCTCCGGCACCGGCTGA
- a CDS encoding cyclic-phosphate processing receiver domain-containing protein, translating to MSRLWVDDLRPAPDGWTWAKTSAEALELLAAGEFAAISLDHDLGGDDTTRPVVLWLCEHDRWPPVVHVHTANPVGRDWLTGMARRYGPGVRP from the coding sequence GTGAGCCGCCTCTGGGTCGACGACCTCCGCCCGGCCCCGGACGGCTGGACCTGGGCGAAGACGAGCGCCGAGGCGCTCGAGCTGCTCGCGGCGGGCGAGTTCGCCGCGATCTCCCTGGACCACGACCTCGGCGGCGACGACACGACCCGCCCGGTCGTGCTCTGGCTGTGCGAACACGACCGCTGGCCGCCGGTGGTGCACGTCCACACCGCGAACCCGGTCGGCCGCGACTGGCTCACCGGCATGGCCCGGCGCTACGGCCCCGGCGTCCGCCCCTGA
- a CDS encoding (2Fe-2S)-binding protein — protein sequence MPNYTFVVNGKTVTVDAPADLPMLWALRDKLKVRGPKYGCGINVCKACTSHLDGEAFNPCVTPVSDCAGKEVTTIEGLADGENLHPVQEAWLEQDVAQCGYCQPGQIMAAVALLKKTKNPTDADIDAIQNVCRCGTYFRIREAIKSAAAKM from the coding sequence ATGCCGAACTACACCTTCGTGGTGAACGGGAAGACCGTCACCGTGGACGCGCCGGCCGACCTGCCGATGCTGTGGGCGCTGCGCGACAAGCTCAAGGTCCGCGGGCCGAAGTACGGCTGCGGCATCAACGTCTGCAAGGCCTGCACCAGCCACCTCGACGGCGAGGCGTTCAACCCCTGCGTCACGCCGGTTTCCGACTGCGCGGGCAAGGAGGTCACCACGATCGAGGGGCTGGCCGACGGCGAGAACCTGCACCCGGTCCAGGAGGCGTGGCTGGAGCAGGACGTCGCGCAGTGCGGCTACTGCCAGCCCGGCCAGATCATGGCCGCCGTCGCGCTGTTGAAGAAGACGAAGAACCCGACGGACGCCGACATCGACGCGATCCAGAACGTCTGCCGCTGCGGCACGTACTTCCGGATCCGGGAGGCGATCAAGAGCGCGGCCGCCAAGATGTGA
- a CDS encoding xanthine dehydrogenase family protein molybdopterin-binding subunit, with protein MASPTTEPADPGQVGRRRFLTYLVAAPTLTIATKLTADAVAPAVAEASIPTLPQPAEILDLGDVLTLSGVPTAGLLVLEMTADGRARLQLPRCEVGQGITTANAMLVAEELDLPLDRVDVVLADARTELLFNQLTGGSNTMRSLYDPVRATAAAARARMVAAAAAQWGTDASRLSTRDGAVWAPDGRKAGYGTLAGPASRSGLSIGVVQPKAESAHTLVGTPTSRKDARAMVTGQQVYTLDLDVPGANPVMVRRPPTINGTVKKVNNEAAVRAMPGIIDIAVVKTGVAVMAETFGQALDGKEALDVTWGPGTVDGENNETIKKKLHDATLPFVVPPLLTQYVDGEFDFAFASHAPMESNSAVADVRDGSATIWAGLKSPIVAKQTIAQELGLPENQVTVHVQQGGGSFGRRLFFDAALEAAHISQAMKKPVRLMWSRIDDMRHGRARAASHHKIRATFALGQVLTFEHRVASVETDWSHGLGEILTAFAAQLPVAGNLSFAQTVFLLTIKSPYNFGVTTQLLNEVPLKFHTSAWRSVYSANTRGAEEIMVDEIAAKLGKDPVQFRREFIKVDRQRAVLDKVAELGEWGKKMPKGFAQGIAVHGEYKSFTACLVELDARDPKYPRVTKATIAVDVGKPVNPRGIQAQMLGGLTDAISTTLTAGLHIDKGLPLEGSYSQFHYARQKNSPPDVTVHVMPATGDDIGGAGELGLPAPVGAIANAYARATGIKPRSFPITFPVDFDPFPR; from the coding sequence ATGGCCAGTCCCACCACCGAACCCGCGGACCCGGGGCAGGTCGGCCGCCGCCGCTTCCTGACCTACCTCGTCGCCGCGCCGACGCTCACCATCGCCACGAAGCTCACCGCGGACGCCGTCGCGCCGGCCGTGGCCGAAGCCTCGATCCCGACCCTGCCGCAGCCCGCCGAGATCCTCGACCTCGGCGACGTCCTGACACTGTCGGGCGTGCCGACCGCCGGGCTGCTCGTGCTCGAGATGACCGCCGACGGCCGGGCGCGGCTGCAGCTGCCGCGCTGCGAGGTCGGCCAGGGCATCACCACGGCGAACGCGATGCTCGTCGCGGAGGAGCTGGACCTGCCGCTCGACCGGGTCGACGTCGTGCTCGCGGACGCCCGCACCGAGCTGCTGTTCAACCAGCTCACCGGGGGCTCCAACACGATGCGCTCGCTGTACGACCCGGTCCGCGCCACCGCGGCGGCCGCGCGCGCCCGGATGGTGGCCGCGGCCGCGGCGCAATGGGGGACCGACGCGTCGCGACTGTCCACACGCGACGGTGCGGTGTGGGCGCCGGACGGTCGCAAGGCCGGCTACGGCACGCTCGCCGGGCCGGCGTCCCGCTCCGGGCTCAGCATCGGTGTGGTGCAGCCGAAAGCCGAGTCCGCGCACACCCTGGTCGGCACGCCGACCTCGCGCAAGGACGCCCGCGCGATGGTCACCGGCCAGCAGGTCTACACCCTCGACCTCGACGTCCCGGGGGCGAACCCGGTGATGGTGCGCCGCCCGCCGACGATCAACGGCACCGTCAAGAAGGTCAACAACGAAGCCGCGGTGCGGGCGATGCCGGGGATCATCGACATCGCCGTCGTGAAGACCGGCGTCGCGGTGATGGCCGAGACGTTCGGCCAGGCCCTCGACGGCAAGGAGGCGCTCGACGTCACCTGGGGCCCGGGCACGGTCGACGGCGAGAACAACGAGACCATCAAGAAGAAGCTGCACGACGCCACGCTGCCGTTCGTCGTGCCGCCGCTGCTGACGCAGTACGTGGACGGCGAGTTCGACTTCGCGTTCGCCAGCCACGCGCCGATGGAGTCGAACTCCGCGGTCGCCGACGTCCGCGACGGCAGTGCGACCATCTGGGCCGGGCTGAAGTCGCCGATCGTGGCGAAGCAGACCATCGCGCAGGAGCTGGGGCTGCCGGAGAACCAGGTCACGGTGCACGTCCAGCAGGGCGGCGGATCCTTCGGCCGGCGCCTGTTCTTCGACGCCGCCCTGGAAGCCGCGCACATCTCGCAGGCGATGAAGAAGCCCGTCCGGCTCATGTGGAGCCGGATCGACGACATGCGCCACGGCCGGGCGCGCGCGGCGAGCCACCACAAGATCCGCGCCACCTTCGCGCTCGGGCAGGTGCTCACCTTCGAGCACCGCGTCGCCAGCGTCGAAACGGACTGGAGCCACGGCCTCGGCGAGATCCTCACGGCGTTCGCGGCGCAGCTGCCGGTCGCCGGGAACCTGAGCTTCGCGCAGACGGTGTTCCTGCTGACGATCAAGTCGCCGTACAACTTCGGCGTCACCACGCAGCTGCTCAACGAGGTACCGCTGAAGTTCCACACCTCGGCGTGGCGCTCGGTGTACTCGGCGAACACCCGTGGCGCCGAGGAGATCATGGTCGACGAGATCGCCGCGAAGCTCGGCAAGGACCCGGTGCAGTTCCGCCGCGAGTTCATCAAGGTCGACCGCCAGCGCGCGGTGCTCGACAAGGTCGCCGAGCTCGGCGAGTGGGGCAAGAAGATGCCGAAGGGCTTCGCCCAGGGCATCGCGGTGCACGGCGAGTACAAGTCGTTCACGGCCTGTCTGGTCGAGCTGGACGCGCGCGACCCGAAGTACCCGCGCGTCACCAAGGCCACCATCGCGGTGGACGTCGGCAAGCCGGTGAACCCGCGCGGCATCCAGGCGCAGATGCTCGGCGGCCTGACCGACGCGATCTCGACGACGCTCACCGCGGGCCTGCACATCGACAAGGGCCTGCCGCTGGAAGGCAGCTACTCGCAGTTCCACTACGCACGGCAGAAGAACTCGCCGCCGGACGTCACGGTGCACGTCATGCCGGCCACCGGCGACGACATCGGCGGCGCGGGCGAGCTCGGCCTGCCGGCGCCGGTCGGCGCGATCGCCAACGCCTACGCCCGCGCCACCGGGATCAAGCCCCGCAGCTTCCCGATCACGTTCCCGGTCGACTTCGACCCGTTCCCGCGCTGA
- a CDS encoding TIGR03564 family F420-dependent LLM class oxidoreductase has product MRTGILIDELGVGFDAMTAQAREAAKLGYQTLWLAQRGGWDALTALPALGAAAPGIELGTCVVPTYPRHPITMAAQALTVQAATGVPVHLGVGLSHRYIVEHEFGYSYDRPLRHLREYLQALNPVLRGEKADVHGETLTAAGGVNAPGAGRPSLLVGSVSPKSTRLAGELADGVITTWAGPRAIGEFVVPALGAASRIVSGQLICVTSEVDERRAWVEQTYGAAASVPAYRAVLDRDGYAKASDSAIIGDEETVRRQVKALEDAGATELLVMPFGPAEDQARTRELLAS; this is encoded by the coding sequence ATGCGCACCGGAATCCTGATCGACGAACTCGGCGTCGGCTTCGACGCCATGACCGCGCAAGCGCGCGAAGCCGCGAAGCTCGGCTACCAGACCCTCTGGCTGGCGCAACGCGGCGGCTGGGACGCCCTCACCGCGCTGCCCGCGCTCGGCGCCGCCGCACCCGGGATCGAGCTGGGCACCTGCGTCGTGCCGACCTACCCGCGGCACCCGATCACCATGGCCGCGCAGGCGCTGACCGTGCAGGCCGCCACCGGGGTGCCGGTCCACCTCGGGGTCGGGCTGAGCCACCGGTACATCGTCGAGCACGAGTTCGGCTACTCCTACGACCGCCCGCTGCGGCACCTGCGCGAGTACCTGCAGGCTCTGAACCCGGTGCTGCGCGGGGAAAAGGCGGACGTCCACGGCGAGACGCTCACCGCGGCGGGCGGCGTGAACGCGCCGGGCGCCGGGCGGCCGTCCCTGCTGGTCGGCTCGGTGAGCCCGAAGTCGACGCGACTGGCCGGCGAACTGGCCGACGGCGTGATCACGACGTGGGCCGGGCCGCGGGCGATCGGCGAGTTCGTGGTGCCGGCGCTGGGTGCCGCGTCGCGGATCGTCTCCGGGCAGCTGATCTGCGTGACGTCCGAAGTGGACGAACGGCGCGCCTGGGTCGAGCAGACGTACGGGGCCGCCGCGAGCGTCCCGGCGTACCGCGCGGTCCTGGACCGCGACGGCTACGCGAAGGCGTCCGACAGCGCGATCATCGGTGACGAGGAAACCGTACGGCGCCAGGTGAAGGCGCTCGAAGACGCCGGCGCGACCGAGCTGCTGGTGATGCCCTTCGGCCCGGCCGAGGACCAGGCCCGCACGCGCGAACTGCTGGCCTCGTGA
- a CDS encoding vWA domain-containing protein, whose translation MTGGVPERLASFVKALRVQGIPAGPAETVDAAAALEVLGFDDRELVREGLAAALVRRGGQRAVFDAAFDLYFPAGVGAPERARSDTTLEELREQLAAALTAGDEQALAQLAGLAVDMLGQYGSSSGPGGGFSAHQTLDRLQPQTLIARVLAAMRGGGARGEFTDRLDRDEIRRRVEGFRGQVRTEARRRAAEVRGRERVAKHAIAPAADRVDFLIASRNQLAELRRTIQPLSRKLATRLAARRKRTTRGQIDLRRTLRRSLSTGGVPLRPAYRHRRPGRPEIVLLCDLSGSVAGFANFTMLLVQALRDQFSKIRVFAFVDSTDEVTHLVTNGVADPEKLGARMLAEAALVRWDGHSDYGGSLAQFTANWLDAVGPRTSVLILGDARTNGGDPNLDAVRAIKSRARHVYWLNPERRSLWSTGDSAALEYADVVEMHECRTVHQLSTLVTRLLPV comes from the coding sequence GTGACCGGCGGCGTGCCGGAGCGGCTCGCGTCGTTCGTCAAGGCACTGCGGGTCCAGGGCATCCCGGCGGGCCCGGCCGAGACGGTCGACGCCGCCGCGGCCCTGGAGGTGCTCGGCTTCGACGACCGCGAGCTGGTCCGCGAGGGCCTGGCCGCGGCCCTGGTCCGCCGCGGCGGGCAGCGCGCGGTGTTCGACGCCGCGTTCGACCTGTACTTCCCGGCCGGGGTCGGCGCACCCGAACGGGCCCGTTCGGACACGACCCTCGAAGAGCTGCGGGAACAGCTCGCGGCGGCGTTGACCGCCGGCGACGAGCAGGCCCTGGCGCAGCTGGCCGGGCTCGCCGTCGACATGCTGGGCCAGTACGGCTCGTCGTCCGGACCCGGTGGCGGCTTCTCGGCCCACCAGACGCTCGACCGGCTGCAGCCGCAGACGCTCATCGCGCGGGTGCTCGCGGCGATGCGCGGCGGCGGCGCGCGCGGTGAGTTCACCGACCGGCTCGACCGCGACGAGATCCGCCGTCGTGTCGAAGGCTTCCGCGGCCAGGTCCGGACCGAAGCCCGCCGTCGCGCGGCCGAGGTGCGCGGCCGCGAACGCGTCGCCAAGCACGCCATCGCGCCCGCGGCCGACCGCGTCGACTTCCTCATCGCCAGCCGCAACCAGCTCGCCGAGCTGCGCCGCACGATCCAGCCGTTGTCCCGCAAGCTGGCGACCCGGCTCGCCGCCCGGCGCAAGCGCACCACGCGCGGGCAGATCGACCTGCGCCGCACGCTGCGGCGCTCACTCTCGACCGGCGGCGTGCCGCTACGCCCCGCGTATCGCCACCGCCGGCCCGGGCGGCCGGAAATCGTGCTGCTGTGCGATCTTTCCGGCTCGGTGGCGGGGTTCGCGAACTTCACCATGCTGCTCGTGCAGGCGCTGCGCGACCAGTTCAGCAAGATCCGCGTCTTCGCCTTCGTCGACAGCACCGACGAGGTCACGCACCTGGTCACGAACGGCGTCGCCGACCCGGAGAAACTCGGCGCGCGCATGCTCGCCGAAGCCGCGCTGGTGCGCTGGGACGGCCACAGCGACTACGGCGGCTCGCTCGCGCAGTTCACGGCGAACTGGCTGGACGCGGTCGGCCCGCGCACGTCGGTGCTGATCCTCGGCGACGCCCGCACCAACGGCGGCGACCCGAACCTCGACGCCGTCCGCGCGATCAAGTCGCGCGCCCGCCACGTCTACTGGCTGAACCCGGAGCGGCGGTCGCTGTGGTCGACGGGCGACTCGGCGGCGCTGGAGTACGCCGACGTCGTGGAGATGCACGAATGCCGCACGGTGCACCAGCTTTCGACGCTGGTCACCCGCCTGCTGCCGGTGTGA
- a CDS encoding AAA family ATPase — protein MGTGFFTSVDDVSAKLAEAGYLASTAVATTVFLADRLGKPLLVEGPAGVGKTELAKAVAQVSGSRLVRLQCYEGIDEARALYEWNHAKQLLRITAGRDETWEDARTDIFGEEFLLRRPLLTAISSDEPTVLLIDETDKADMEVEGLLLEVLGDFQVTVPELGTITATRAPFAVLTSNATRELSEALRRRCLFLHIDFPDEELEREIVRLKVPGINDALADSVVRVIAALRAMDLRKLPSVAETIDWARTLLALGATTLSEQVVRESLGVVLKHQDDITKAGAGLQLEQVLDAS, from the coding sequence GTGGGCACCGGATTCTTCACCTCCGTCGACGACGTGTCGGCGAAACTGGCCGAGGCCGGCTACCTGGCGTCGACGGCGGTGGCGACCACGGTGTTCCTCGCCGACCGGCTCGGCAAGCCGCTGCTGGTCGAAGGCCCCGCCGGCGTCGGCAAGACCGAGCTGGCCAAGGCCGTCGCCCAGGTCAGCGGCTCGCGGCTGGTGCGCCTGCAGTGTTACGAGGGCATCGACGAGGCCCGCGCGCTGTACGAGTGGAACCACGCGAAGCAGCTGCTGCGGATCACCGCCGGCCGCGACGAGACGTGGGAGGACGCCCGCACCGACATCTTCGGCGAGGAATTCCTGCTGCGCCGCCCGCTGCTCACGGCGATCTCCTCGGACGAGCCGACCGTGCTGCTCATCGACGAGACCGACAAGGCCGACATGGAGGTCGAGGGCCTGCTGCTGGAGGTGCTCGGCGACTTCCAGGTGACCGTGCCGGAGCTGGGCACGATCACCGCCACGCGCGCGCCGTTCGCCGTACTGACGTCCAACGCGACGCGCGAGCTGTCCGAGGCGCTGCGCCGCCGCTGCCTGTTCCTGCACATCGACTTCCCGGACGAGGAGCTGGAGCGCGAGATCGTCCGGCTCAAGGTGCCCGGCATCAACGACGCGCTGGCGGATTCCGTCGTCCGGGTGATCGCCGCGCTGCGGGCGATGGACCTGCGGAAGCTGCCGTCGGTCGCGGAGACCATCGACTGGGCGCGCACGCTGCTCGCGCTCGGCGCGACGACGCTGAGCGAGCAGGTCGTGCGGGAGAGCCTCGGCGTCGTGCTCAAGCACCAGGACGACATCACCAAGGCCGGCGCCGGGCTGCAGCTCGAACAGGTCCTGGACGCGTCGTGA
- a CDS encoding zf-HC2 domain-containing protein, with protein sequence MASSPDYWEVRCEECREGLSARLDGETEPGPPGAVDRHLDGCAACREWLTGAEHLRRAMLLRPAPRVPDLTASILERTPSPAGDGWGVRIALAVVALAQLGLAFAQLLGTADAHEGMALPGHLAHESGAWNLAVGIGLLTAALRPRTAGGQLPLLTGFVGVLFALSAGDLVTGQVTVARLATHVLVVLGLVLLYAAHRGHRDRTAPLPAATAGDDVTTRGSTVDTPAAPRPRSRPFRRPAHGRRAA encoded by the coding sequence GTGGCCTCCTCGCCCGACTACTGGGAGGTGAGGTGCGAAGAATGCCGCGAAGGGCTGTCGGCCAGGCTCGACGGCGAGACCGAGCCGGGCCCGCCGGGCGCGGTCGACCGGCACCTCGACGGCTGCGCGGCGTGCCGGGAGTGGCTCACCGGCGCGGAGCACCTGCGGCGGGCGATGCTGCTGCGCCCGGCGCCGCGCGTCCCGGACCTCACGGCGTCGATCCTCGAGCGCACCCCGTCGCCGGCCGGCGACGGCTGGGGCGTGCGGATCGCACTGGCCGTGGTGGCGCTCGCCCAGCTCGGGCTGGCGTTCGCGCAGCTGCTGGGCACGGCGGACGCGCACGAGGGCATGGCCCTGCCCGGGCACCTGGCGCACGAGAGCGGCGCGTGGAACCTGGCGGTGGGCATCGGGCTGCTGACGGCGGCGCTGCGCCCGCGCACGGCGGGCGGCCAGCTGCCGTTGCTGACCGGGTTCGTCGGGGTGCTGTTCGCGCTGTCGGCGGGCGACCTGGTGACCGGCCAGGTGACGGTGGCCCGGCTGGCGACGCACGTGCTGGTGGTGCTGGGATTGGTGCTGCTGTACGCGGCGCACCGAGGTCACCGCGACCGCACCGCACCCCTCCCGGCGGCGACGGCCGGCGACGACGTCACGACACGCGGGTCCACTGTGGACACCCCGGCGGCGCCCCGGCCGCGGTCCCGCCCCTTCCGCCGCCCGGCCCACGGCCGCCGCGCCGCCTGA
- the mgrA gene encoding L-glyceraldehyde 3-phosphate reductase, translating to MTYVAASGRYDSIPYRRCGRSGLKLPAISLGLWHNFGHDKPLQTQRDITRRAFDLGITHFDLANNYGPPFGSAEENFGRLLATDFKPYRDELVISTKAGYDMWPGPYGEWGSRKYLLSSLDQSLGRMGLDYVDIFYSHRFDPETPLEETVGALDSAVRAGKALYVGISSYNSERTAEAARLLRELGTPLLIHQPSYSMLNRWIEEDHLLDTLADVGAGCIAFSPLAQGLLTDKYLTGVPADSRAAQGKSLDPDTLDDDRLGRVRALNEIAGRRGQSLAQLALAWALRDARVTSVLIGASSVKQLEDNVGALGNLDFSSEELTEIDGHATDADINLWKRSSDG from the coding sequence GTGACCTATGTTGCGGCTTCCGGCCGATACGACTCGATCCCCTACCGGCGCTGCGGGCGGTCCGGGCTGAAGCTGCCCGCGATCTCGCTCGGGCTGTGGCACAACTTCGGCCACGACAAGCCCCTGCAGACCCAGCGCGACATCACCCGCCGCGCCTTCGACCTCGGCATCACGCACTTCGACCTGGCCAACAACTACGGCCCGCCCTTCGGCTCGGCCGAGGAGAACTTCGGGCGGCTGCTGGCCACCGACTTCAAGCCCTACCGCGACGAGCTGGTGATCTCCACCAAGGCCGGCTACGACATGTGGCCCGGGCCGTACGGCGAGTGGGGCTCCCGCAAGTATCTGCTGTCCTCACTGGACCAGTCGCTCGGCCGGATGGGCCTGGACTACGTCGACATCTTCTACTCGCACCGGTTCGATCCCGAGACGCCGCTGGAGGAGACGGTCGGCGCGCTCGACAGCGCCGTCCGCGCCGGGAAAGCGCTTTACGTCGGGATTTCCTCCTACAACTCGGAGCGGACTGCCGAAGCGGCGCGGCTGCTGCGGGAGCTCGGCACGCCGCTGCTGATCCACCAGCCGTCGTACTCGATGCTGAACCGCTGGATCGAGGAGGACCACCTGCTCGACACGCTGGCGGACGTGGGCGCGGGCTGCATCGCGTTCTCGCCGCTCGCGCAGGGCCTGCTGACGGACAAGTACCTGACCGGCGTCCCTGCCGATTCCCGCGCCGCGCAGGGCAAGTCCCTCGACCCGGACACCCTCGACGACGACCGGCTGGGCCGCGTCCGCGCGCTCAACGAGATCGCCGGGCGCCGCGGGCAGTCGCTGGCCCAGCTCGCACTGGCCTGGGCGCTGCGCGACGCCCGTGTGACGTCGGTGCTGATCGGCGCGAGCAGCGTCAAGCAGCTGGAGGACAACGTCGGCGCGCTCGGCAACCTCGACTTCAGCTCCGAGGAGCTGACCGAGATCGACGGCCACGCGACCGACGCGGACATCAACCTCTGGAAGCGGTCGTCGGACGGCTGA
- a CDS encoding PucR family transcriptional regulator, with protein MHDQAEELASAVSTLAAEVERKLPELIESTVARIRAEMPVYRDARFVPPAELRNSVRANLDHALRTLRGTGVPDLSQARATGRARALQGAPLPELLRAYRIGLTEVWHRFVDLTARGSSQDLAGLVAATTAIWALIDDLAEALTTSYRDTTAEVLVAQQNRRSALVEALFAGGSATEGTLWDIARVLDLSLDGTFVVVAAETPRLGQEPLPQIEQRLRGLHHASAWRLSPDLQVGVVSLRDPSASKAIVDLVREHPVGRVGMSPVFTGLAHTARALHLARVALSSLAPGTPSLVQFTESPLAGLVASSPEASVQLAHHVLQPILDLPGDDRNVLLLTLRAWFDCQGSTKLTSERMFCHPNTIRHRLRRVTDELGRSLTDPADIAELGAALRALNLFPEATHLPAPR; from the coding sequence ATGCACGACCAGGCCGAAGAGCTGGCGTCCGCCGTCTCGACGCTGGCCGCCGAGGTCGAGCGGAAGCTGCCGGAGCTGATCGAGAGCACCGTCGCCCGGATCCGGGCCGAGATGCCGGTGTACCGCGACGCCCGGTTCGTGCCCCCCGCGGAGCTGCGGAACTCGGTGCGCGCCAACCTCGACCACGCCCTGCGGACGCTGCGCGGGACCGGCGTCCCGGACCTGTCCCAGGCCCGCGCGACCGGCCGGGCCCGCGCGTTGCAGGGCGCGCCGCTGCCGGAGCTGCTGCGGGCCTACCGGATCGGGCTGACCGAGGTCTGGCACCGGTTCGTGGACCTGACCGCCCGCGGCTCGTCGCAGGATCTGGCCGGGCTGGTCGCCGCGACGACGGCGATCTGGGCCCTCATCGACGACCTCGCCGAGGCGCTCACGACGTCCTATCGGGACACGACGGCGGAAGTCCTGGTGGCGCAGCAGAACCGGCGCTCGGCGCTGGTCGAGGCGCTGTTCGCCGGCGGCTCCGCGACCGAGGGCACGCTGTGGGACATCGCCCGTGTGCTGGATCTTTCGCTGGACGGCACGTTCGTCGTGGTCGCCGCGGAAACCCCGCGGCTGGGCCAGGAACCGCTGCCGCAGATCGAGCAGCGGCTGCGCGGACTGCACCACGCGTCCGCCTGGCGGCTGAGCCCGGACCTGCAGGTCGGCGTGGTGTCCCTGCGCGACCCGAGCGCGTCGAAGGCGATCGTGGACCTGGTCCGCGAGCACCCGGTGGGCCGCGTCGGGATGAGCCCGGTGTTCACCGGCCTCGCCCACACCGCCCGCGCGCTGCACCTGGCGCGGGTGGCGCTGTCGAGCCTGGCGCCGGGCACGCCGTCGCTGGTGCAGTTCACCGAATCGCCGCTGGCCGGCCTGGTGGCCAGCTCGCCGGAGGCGTCGGTCCAGCTGGCCCACCACGTGCTGCAGCCGATCCTCGACCTGCCGGGCGATGACCGGAACGTGCTCCTGCTGACGCTGCGCGCGTGGTTCGACTGCCAGGGCTCGACGAAGCTGACGTCCGAGCGGATGTTCTGCCACCCCAACACGATCCGCCACCGCCTGCGCCGCGTCACCGACGAGCTGGGCCGCTCCCTGACCGACCCGGCGGACATCGCCGAGCTGGGCGCGGCTTTGCGGGCCCTGAACCTCTTCCCGGAGGCGACCCACCTCCCCGCGCCGCGCTAG